The genome window GCCGGATCAGGTAATGATCGTGAAACTGAAGGCGAGCAAAAAGGGCGCATTGAATTTCACTGCAAGTACACAAAGCCAGCTTGTATATAATAATGTGGCGATCGGGCAAGATCAGGTGGCGATGAAGGGACAGGCGCCTGCGCATACGGATCCCAGTTACATGCAAACCATGGAGCAGCCGGTGATCTATAATGATCCTTCCAAATGCCGGGGAATGCGGTTTGAGCTGCGTATGAAAGTAAAGGAGTCGGATGGCAAAACGGTTGCCGATGCGCAGGGATTGCACATCACGGGCGCGACCGAAGTTGTTCTGATTTTGTCGGCAGCAACCAGCTTCAATGGTTTTGATAAATGTCCTGACAAAGAAGGAAAAGACGAGTCGCAAATCGCAGAAAAATTCCTGACAGCAGCACAAACGAAGAGCTACGATGCCCTGAAAAGCGACCATATCACCGATTATCAAAAGTTTTTCGACCGCGTAAGCCTTGTTATCAATGGCAATCCACAGACGGAGCTTCCTATGGACGAACGCCTGAAAGCATATGCCGAGGGTGCGAAAGATGCGGGTTTGGAATCGCTTTATTTTCAGTTTGGCCGTTATTTACTCATTTCAAGTTCCCGTCCCGGCGGCATTCCTGCCAACCTGCAGGGCATATGGAACCGCGAAGTGCGCCCGCCATGGAGCAGCAATTTCACAACCAACATTAATACACAAATGAATTACTGGATGGTAGAAACGGCCAATCTATCGGAGCTGCATACACCATTAATAAACCTGATTGGCGACATTGCCGTGACCGGAAAGGAAACAGCCAAAAATTTTTACGGCGCAAAAGGCTGGACGCTCCATCACAATTCGGACATCTGGGCAACGACAAATCCGGTCAGCGGAAGCCCTTCCTGGGCCAACTGGCCGGTGGGCGGCGCTTGGTTATGCCAGCATTTGTGGGAACATTACCAGTTTAGCGGTGATAAAGAATATTTGTCCAAAACAGCATATCCCTTGATGAAATCAGCCGGAGAGTTTTGTCTGGATTGGCTGATCGAGGATAAAAACGGCAAGCTGGTAACCGCACCATCCACCACACCTGAAAACATTTTCTTAACAGAGAAAGGCTTTAAAGGTTCAGTTTCGGTTGCCACCACCATGGACATGGCCATTATCTGGGACCTTTTCACGAATTTAATCGAAGCCTCCGAAAGGTTAGGAATCGACGCGGAATACAGACAAATGCTTATTGAAAAGCGCAGCAAGTTGTTCCCCATGCAAATCGGTAAAAAGGGAAATTTGCAGGAATGGTACAAAGACTGGGAGGATGTAGAACCGGAACACCGCCACATTTCACATTTATTCGGCTTGTTCCCCGGCCGCCAGATCTCACCGATAACGACGCCAAATTTTGCAGAAGCATCCAGAAAAACCATGGAGTTGCGCGGCGACGGCGGTACAGGATGGAGTAAAGGCTGGAAAATCAATGTATGGGCGAGGCTACTCGATGGAAATCACGCTTACAAGCTGATCCGCGAGCAATTGAAACTGACAGGCGTCGAAGGAACCGACTATGCAAAAGGCGGAGGAACCTACCCTAACCTGCTGGACGCTCACCCACCATTCCAGATCGACGGTAACTTTGGCGGCACTTCCGGCATCACCGAAATGCTGCTCCAAAGCCACGACGGCCTCATCAACATCCTTCCTGCCATCCCCGACAACTGGACAAGCGGCGAAGTAAAAGGCATGAAAGCCAGGGGCGGTTTCGAGCTCGACATCGCCTGGGCCAATGGTAAAATCACTCAGCTCATCATTCGCTCCAAGTTGGGAGGAAACTGCCGTATAGGCGTTCCTGTGGCTGTGAAGGCTGCTTCGAAGGTTGCGTTAAAGGCTGCAAAAGGCGAAAATTCAAATGCATTTTATAAAAACATTCAAACAGTGCCAGCAAGCTCAAACCTTGTAAAAGCCGGAAGATTGGCATTTGATTTTCCAACCGAAGCCGGAAAGGAATACATTTTCAAAACGAAATAGCATGGTACGGAGTGCTGGTCGTTACATGCCTCCGGCATTCCGGCTTTCTCCCGTTCAATTTTTTGCTACCAATATTGCATCGCTCCGCGATTTTAAGGCAATGCCGGAGGCATGCAATATTGGCGGCAAAAAACAAAACGCGCGGTTCCAGAAATGCCAGAGGCATGTAATATCGGTAGAAAAACGACGAAGGACGCGGTTCATAAAATGCCGGAGGCATGAAATATCGGTAGAAAAAAGACGACGGAGGCGGTTTGAAAATGCCGGAGGCATGCAATATCGGTAGAAAAAAAAAACGAAGGACACGGTTCATAAAATGCCGGAGGCATGTAATATCGGTAGAAAAAAAAACGAAGGACGCGGTTCATAAATGCCGGGGGCATGCAATATCGGTAGGAAAAAACGAAGGACGCGGTTCATAAAATGCCGGAGGCATGCAATATTGGTAGGAAAAAAAACGAAGGACGCGGTTCATAAAATGCCGGAGGCATGCAATATTGGTAGGAAAAAAACGAAGCACACAGTTCATAAAATGCCGGAGGCATGCAATATTGGTAGGAAAAAAAACGAGGGTCACGGTTCATAAAATGCCGGAGGCATGCAATATCGGTAGGAAAAAACGAAGGACGCGGTTCATAAAATGCCGGAGGCATGCGATATCGGTAGAAAAAAAGACGAAGGACGCGGTTCATAAAATGCCGGAGGCATGCAATATTGGTAGAAAAAAAACGAAGCACACAGTTCAAAAAATGCCGGAGGCATGTAATATTGGTAGGAAAAAAAAACGAAGGACGCGGTTTGAAAAATGCCGGAGGCATGTAATATTGGTAGCAAGCAATGTTGGCGGCAATACGTCGCTTGCAAATTATAAGGAAGCACGGTTCTTATCCACGAAATGCGCCAATGAAAGGACGATTAACTGCAACACTGCGAAGGAAACAAACAATGCAGGAATCGAATCTTCCGGTGCCGGGCCAAACATGTTGAAGATGTCAATAATGATAAAGAAGGCAACGAGCAGCCAGAAAAGCCATTTTCCTTTGCTATTAATAGCCTTTGTACCCCTGTAATAAAGCGCGACGCCTATTATAAAGATGATGCTTTCCACAACGAGCGTCCCTTCCAGCGAATTCCAAAGCCCCATCCCGACTTTCGTATCTGAAAAAGGAGTCAGCGGCAAATCGGCAATGTGCACTACGGCATCCAGGAACCAGTGGCTCAGCACCGCCAGGCCTACAATCACAGCGCTTTTGATATCTTTTTTGA of Dyadobacter chenhuakuii contains these proteins:
- a CDS encoding metal-dependent hydrolase, yielding MFIGHYGLAFGVKKAAPQISLLTLFVAVEFVDILWPFLLLLDVEQVKVTPGITVVTPFDFVHYPYTHSLLMGIVWGALAALVYWFFKKDIKSAVIVGLAVLSHWFLDAVVHIADLPLTPFSDTKVGMGLWNSLEGTLVVESIIFIIGVALYYRGTKAINSKGKWLFWLLVAFFIIIDIFNMFGPAPEDSIPALFVSFAVLQLIVLSLAHFVDKNRASL
- a CDS encoding glycoside hydrolase family 95 protein, producing the protein MRLTKIRLSGAGRALRFSICTFIYLHTCNIAFAQSDLKFWYKQPAKNWNEALPIGNGRIGAMVFGRVNEEIIQLNEETLWSGGPVNTNPNPNAKNYLPQIRTALANEDYKLAEELTQKLQGIFTESYEPLGDLIIKHDFEGQPTAYKRDLDISNALSSTSFTINGVDYTREIFISAPDQVMIVKLKASKKGALNFTASTQSQLVYNNVAIGQDQVAMKGQAPAHTDPSYMQTMEQPVIYNDPSKCRGMRFELRMKVKESDGKTVADAQGLHITGATEVVLILSAATSFNGFDKCPDKEGKDESQIAEKFLTAAQTKSYDALKSDHITDYQKFFDRVSLVINGNPQTELPMDERLKAYAEGAKDAGLESLYFQFGRYLLISSSRPGGIPANLQGIWNREVRPPWSSNFTTNINTQMNYWMVETANLSELHTPLINLIGDIAVTGKETAKNFYGAKGWTLHHNSDIWATTNPVSGSPSWANWPVGGAWLCQHLWEHYQFSGDKEYLSKTAYPLMKSAGEFCLDWLIEDKNGKLVTAPSTTPENIFLTEKGFKGSVSVATTMDMAIIWDLFTNLIEASERLGIDAEYRQMLIEKRSKLFPMQIGKKGNLQEWYKDWEDVEPEHRHISHLFGLFPGRQISPITTPNFAEASRKTMELRGDGGTGWSKGWKINVWARLLDGNHAYKLIREQLKLTGVEGTDYAKGGGTYPNLLDAHPPFQIDGNFGGTSGITEMLLQSHDGLINILPAIPDNWTSGEVKGMKARGGFELDIAWANGKITQLIIRSKLGGNCRIGVPVAVKAASKVALKAAKGENSNAFYKNIQTVPASSNLVKAGRLAFDFPTEAGKEYIFKTK